In Notolabrus celidotus isolate fNotCel1 chromosome 10, fNotCel1.pri, whole genome shotgun sequence, one DNA window encodes the following:
- the atp5mc3a gene encoding ATP synthase membrane subunit c locus 3a: MYACAKFVSTPALVRAGSRALYRPLSASVLSRPELKTESSVAVMPQSPLTQVTLRGFQTSAVSRDIDTAAKFIGAGAATVGVAGSGAGIGTVFGSLIIGYARNPSLKQQLFSYAILGFALSEAMGLFCLMVAFLILFAM, encoded by the exons atgtacgCCTGTGCAAAGTTCGTCTCCACGCCGGCTCTG GTCCGTGCTGGTTCCCGGGCTCTTTACAGACCCCTCTCTGCATCTGTGCTGTCCAGGCCAGAGCTCAAGACAGAG AGCAGTGTTGCTGTGATGCCACAGAGCCCTCTCACTCAGGTCACACTGAGGGGCTTCCAGACCAGTGCTGTCAGCCGGGATATTGACACCGCTGCCAAGTTCATTGGAGCTGGAGCTGCTACAGTTGGAGTAGCTGGATCTGGAGCTGGTATTGGGACAGTGTTTGGCAGTCTCATCATCGGATATGCTAG GAACCCATCTCTGAAGCAGCAGCTGTTCTCTTATGCTATCCTGGGATTTGCCCTGTCTGAAGCCATGGGACTGTTCTGTCTGATGGTTGCTTTCCTTATCCTGTTTGCTATGTAA
- the atf2 gene encoding cyclic AMP-dependent transcription factor ATF-2 isoform X3 — protein MSSLSVMYSDQNKQTEKVTYKESLNMSDDKPFQCTAPGCGQRFTNEDHLAVHKHKHEMTLKFGPARTDTVIIADQTPTPTRFLKNCEEVGLFNELASPFDHDFKKATEDDIKKLPLDLSPLATPIIRNKVEEPTPMEAHRDSPLPHPESTTNDEKEISLQPASLPTSTIVHPASLQVPNVLLATSEASVVIQQALPSPTSSSVITQVPSTNRPIVPLSGTFPVLLQLPNGQTMPVAIPASITSSSVHIPTTIPLVRPVTVVPNVPGIPGPPSPQPQTQPQTPLQPAQSEAKLKLKATISQQIPQVTNGDGFEVQSSAVTPAPSSPAPPPTPTPAPASVPMAVLSPLPPPQTPTSEEPSPHSLQQPATSTTETPASPAPPPPNPPSTGGRRRRTTSENPDEKRRKFLERNRAAASRCRQKRKVWVQSLEKKADDLNSVNGQLQVHHIRYHTADWRGS, from the exons ATGTCCTCATTGTCCGTCATGTATTCggaccaaaacaaacagaccgaGAA GGTGACATACAAGGAATCCCTTAATATGAGTGATGATAAACCTTTCCAATGTACTGCTCCTGGGTGTGGACAG AGGTTTACAAATGAGGATCACTTGGctgtccacaaacacaaacatgagatgACACTGAAGTTTGGCCCAGCAAGGACAGACACTGTCATCATTGCTG ACCAAACTCCAACACCTACCCGCTTTTTGAAGAACTGTGAGGAGGTTGGCCTCTTCAATGAACTTGCAAGTCCATTTGACCATGACTTCAAAAAAGCAACAGAAGATGACATTAAAAAG cTACCGCTGGATTTGTCACCTCTGGCAACGCCCATCATACGCAACAAAGTTGAGGAACCTACACCTATGGAGGCGCATCGAGACAGCCCTCTGCCTCACCCTGAGTCTACCACAAATGATGAAAAG GAGATAtctttgcagccagcctcactGCCAACATCCACTATAGTCCATCCTGCATCCCTCCAAGTTCCCAATGTACTTCTAGCAACCTCAGAGGCTAGTGTTGTTATACAGCAAGCTCTCCCATCACCAACATCTAGCTCTGTTATTACTCAAGTCCCATCCACTAATAGGCCTATAGT CCCGTTGTCTGGCACCTTCCCCGTGCTCTTACAGCTGCCTAATGGCCAGACCATGCCAGTTGCTATACCTGCATCTATAACAAGCTCAAGTGTACATATTCCAACGACAATTCCT CTTGTCAGACCTGTCACCGTAGTGCCTAACGTCCCCGGGATCCCAGGACCTCCCTCGCCACAACCACAAACACAGCCACAGACACCATTGCAGCCCGCCCAATCAGAAGCAAAGCTG AAGCTGAAAGCCACAATAAGCCAGCAGATTCCTCAGGTAACTAACGGAGATGGTTTTGAAGTCCAGAGCAGCGCTGTAACCCCTGCGCCCTCTTCTCCGGCTCCGCCCCCAACACCAACTCCAGCCCCAGCTTCAGTCCCGATGGCAGTCCTGTCCCCTCTACCACCTCCACAGACACCCACCAGTGAGGAACCTTCACCACATAGTCTTCAGCAGCCGGCCACCTCCACCACAGAGACACCT GCTTCCCCGGCTCCCCCTCCACCAAACCCGCCAAGCACAGGGGGTCGGCGGCGCAGAACCACCAGCGAAAACCCTGACGAGAAGCGGCGCAAGTTCTTGGAGCGTAACAGAGCAGCGGCCTCTCGCTGCCGGCAGAAGAGGAAAGTCTGGGTCCAGTCTCTGGAGAAGAAGGCCGATGACCTGAACTCCGTGAACGGACAACTACAG